The following is a genomic window from Nocardioides thalensis.
GGCCCTCGCGCCGTACTGAGCTCGGAGGGTGGTCCCGCTCGCACTCGGAGGCCCGCGCGTGAGGACGCCGCTGGGCATGACCGGCCCGTTCGCCTGGGAGGCCGACGGCGACGACCTCGGGGCACTGGTCCCGAGGAAGGTCACCCAGTGCGCGCTGAGCCGCATCTGTGCGGTGTGCGCCGACCCGCTCGGCCGGCCGCTGGTGTTCGTCGGCACCCCGGAGGAGCGGGCGCGCAACGCCTTCCACGTGCCGCCGCTCCACGCCGGCTGCGCCGACGACCTGCTCCGCGCGCCGGGCTCCGACCCGTCCTGGGAGGCGGTCGCGACGGCGGGTTTCGAGTTCGTGCGGCCGCAGCGGGAGGACGTCGACCGACGGCCGACGTTCCAGCCGAACTCGCTCCTCAGCGACGCCTGAGCGCGAGCTCCCCGAGCCAGCGCTCCGCGCTGCCGTCGTACGGCGCCGCGCCCTGGGTGACGGCGGCGAGGACGGACGCGGCCGATGCCTCCGCCATCGCGACCACGTCGTCGGGATAGCCGTAGGCGACGCGGTGCTCGGCGAACTCGTCCTCGTCGTCGAGGTAGACGGTGCCGTCCTGCAGCTTCACGACGTCGAGGTCGAGGTCGACCGAGCGCAGCACGTGGCCCTCCCACGCGGCCGGTGTGGTCATGTCCACATAGACCGCGGCCTTGGCACGCTCGTCGTTGAACGCCGCCAGGTGCGCTGCCCCGCCGGCGGGCACGAGGGTCACCCCGTCGAACGTCGCGACGAAGTCCAGTCCGGGGCGTCGATAGTGCGTGCCGACGGGGAATCCGAGCCACTCGCCGTGTTCGTCGCTACCCAGGTAGACGCCGTCGTACTCCCAGTGCGGACGGTCGCCCCACTTGGTCATCTCGACACGGATCGCAGCACCGGATTCCACCCGCCGCTGTCTACCAGAAGTCTGGAAACATCGGCTCCATGCCGGATTCCCGT
Proteins encoded in this region:
- a CDS encoding DUF402 domain-containing protein — encoded protein: MESGAAIRVEMTKWGDRPHWEYDGVYLGSDEHGEWLGFPVGTHYRRPGLDFVATFDGVTLVPAGGAAHLAAFNDERAKAAVYVDMTTPAAWEGHVLRSVDLDLDVVKLQDGTVYLDDEDEFAEHRVAYGYPDDVVAMAEASAASVLAAVTQGAAPYDGSAERWLGELALRRR